The DNA region TCGCCCGTACTCTCCATCACCATCTCGGCCGCCGAGGCCCGCATGCCGGCCGCTCGCGTCGACGAACTCGCTGGGCGCCTCGTCGAGGTGGCGGCGCGTGTGGGGGAGCTGGGGGCTGCGGCTCGGTGAGTGGCGCTGGTGGCTCGGTGAGTGGCGATGGTGGCTCGGGGCTAGCGCGGTTGCCGGTTCGGGGCTGGCGCGCTCGGTCAGCGTTAGTGCTGGCTTGCGGGCGCGATCCGCGTTGAGTTGGCTTGCTTGCGCGATCCGCGTCTATTTGACGAAAAGCAGGGTGTTTTCCGACAAACACCCTGCTTTCTGTCAAGTGAACGAAAATGGGGCGTGCAAGCGTCGGCCCAGGCCCCGGTATGGGGCGGAGAAGGCGGTCGGCGACGGTTAGCGCGCGGCAGCTGAGCGGCGCTCGGGTCGCGCAACCTTCAAAACGCGTCTACTTGACGGAAAGCAGGGTGCAACGCGGAAAACACCCTGCTTTCCGTCAAGTAGATCGCGCGGGAGCGAGCACAGCCGGGGCGATCCGCGCGAAATGAGCTGTCTGTGCATGTGTTCGTACCCGCCGCCGCTGTTCCTTATCTGATCTAGTTAAGGGTAACCTAACACCATGCCTCTTTCGTCACTGGCCGAAGCCGCGCCGCCCGAGGTGCACGACGTCACCGATCCCGAGACGCTTATCGACGAGCCGTTTCTGCTCACCACCCTCGTGCGCGAGCAGCCCTCGAGCGCGCACTGGATCGAGCACAGCCATGCCGTCGCCGAGCTCATCTGGGTCGCCTCGGGCGTCGTCAACGTGAGCGCGGCCGGGGCGATTTACGTGCTGCGCGCCGGGCAAGGCCTTGTCGTACCGCCCCACATGACGCACGGCTCGCAGGTCATGCGCTCGGCCCGCATCGGCGCGACCTATTTGCGCACGGTGCCGGGCGCCCTGCCGCAGGACCAGCCGGTCTCGGTGAGCATGAGCCGCGCGCTCATGGAGATGTTGCAGCACCTCAACGAGACGGCAATGCCGCAGGATGAGCGGCTTCGCGCACAGCAGGTGTGCCTCGACATGATCGGAGCGTCTCGAGCGCTCGGCCCCGGAATTCCCGTTCCAGACGACGCACGCATTCGCCGCATCACGCGCGCCATTCTTGCCGACCCGGCCGACGACCGCTCGCTCGAGCAGTGGTCGGTCATCACGGGAACGAGCGTGAGCACGATCGCGCGCACCTTCACCGAGACCGCCGACATGAGCTTCGTGCGCTGGCGCCGCCAGGTGCGGGTGAAGGCCGCGATGTCGCTGCTCGCCGAGGGGCTGCCGGTGACCGCGGTGGGCCGGCGCGTGGGCTACAGCTCGCCGAGTGCCTTCGTGACCGCGTTTCGGCAGGAGGTCGGGCAGACGCCCGGCGCGTACCTGCGTGGGCCCACCGCCGAGGCGCACGAGAATGCCGCCGCGTGCGCCGATTCAGGCACGTTGTGCCCGATGCGCGACATCGAGAGTTCTTAGGCTCGGTATGCCCGCCACCGCGGGCCCGAAAACGCTAGGAGAACCATGACCCGTCTTGCCGCGACCCGCACCGGCGCATCTGCCCGTGCCACCGCCGCTCTGCTCGCCACCCTCGCCCTTGCCCTCACCGGCTGTGGCGCTCAGGGCACGAGCCCCGAGAAGAGTGATGCCGAGGCATCGTCGCGCATCGTGATCGAGCCAGAGGCGGGCGCTTTTCCGGTTGCCGTCGATCACGCCTTCGGCACCTTCGAACTCGACGAGGCACCTGAGCGGGTCGTGACGATCGGCTGGGCGAGCGAAGATATTTCGGCGGCGCTCGGCGTCGTGCCCATCGCGGTTCCCGAGAGCTGGGCTGGCGACGACGACGGGCTCGTGCCGTGGTTTCGCGACACCGTCGAGACCGCTGGCGCTCCCCTGCCCGAAACTCTCAACGATATTGGCATCGGCGAGATCGACTTCGAGCAGATTCTCGCGCTGAAGCCCGACGCGATCATCGCCCCGTTCTCGGGCATCACCGACACCCAGTACGAGCGCCTCGAAGAGATCGCTCCCACCCTCGCGTACCCCGAGAAGCCCTGGTCGCTCGACTGGCAAGATCATGCCGAGCTCATGGGCGAGGCCCTCGGCCGCCCCGCCCTCGCGAAGCATCTCGTTGCCGACACGCGAGCGGCCGTTGAGGCGCAGGGTGCCGAGCATCCCGAGTTCAAAGACGCCACGTTCGTCTACTCGACCGCGGTGAGTGAGGGCTCAACCGACGTCGGATTCCACGCCCCGAGCACCTCACTCATCGGCATCATCGAAGATCTCGGCCTCGCCCTCTCGCCGCAGGTGGTGGATCGCGCCAAGCAGTTCGCCGACGAGATTTACTTCGGCGTGAGCCTTGAAAAGGTCGACGAGATCGAGGCCGACGTCTTTCTCGGCGTCGTGAACAACCAGGACGAGGTCGACTACGCGCTCGCCCAGCCGCACTTCGCGAGCTGGCAGCCGATCGCAAACGATCACGCCGTGTGGCTCACCGACCGCCAGGTCTCGCAGGCTGTCGCTGCCCCCTCGGTGCTCTCGGTTCCGTGGGTGCTCGACGAGTTCGTGCCCGAGCTCGCCGAAGCACTGGCCCGCTAGCCCGATGACCCAGACTCCCACCCCTCCCGGCCCGCCCCGCGTGCACCGCGCGATCGTGCTCGAGACCGAGGCGCTCAGCCCCGGCATGATGCGCGTGACCCTCGGTGGCCCCGACCTCGACGACTACCCGACCACGGGCTCGCCCGACGAGTACGTGCGGCTTTTCTTCGCCGATGAGCCCACCGCCGAGCCCCGCTTGCCCCGCGTCGTGGGCCGCGGGTGGGAGTACCCCGAAGGTGTCGCACCCGCCGAGATGCGCACCTACACGATCCGCTCCCATGCTCCCGGCCGCGTGACGATCGACTTCGTGCGGCACTCGGGAGGCCTCGCCGCCGACTGGGCCGAACGGGTGCGCCCGGGCGGCGCCGTTGGCCTAAGCCGCCCCTTCGCCCAGTTCGCGTGGGGCGAGCTGCCACCGCACCGTCTCACGCTCGTCGCCGACGCGACCGCGCTGCCTGCCGTCGAGCGCATCGTCGAAGAGACATCGCCCGAGACCGAGCTGCGCATCTTCTGCGAGGTCACCGACGAACGCGACGCCCGCCTGCCCGAGGCAGCCGCATCGCGCAACGTCGACACCGTGTGGATCTACCGCGCCGGCAACGGCTCGCACGCCAGCCGCGTCGCCGACGCCTTCATGCGCGCCCCCTCGCGACCGACGGATCAGAAACCGCGTGGATCGCCGGCGAGTCTGCCATGACCCGTCGCGTGCGCACCCATCTGCGAAAGACCCTCGCTTTCCCCGCAGCCAACACGCACCTCGTGGGCTACTGGACCGACAACGAAGAGGCCTGGCGCGACCGCTTCGACGCCCTCGACGCGGCCACGCACGCACGGCTCGACACCCTCTACGCCGCGTACGCCGCCCAGCCCGGCGCAGCCCGCGAGGCCGTGCTCGATGAGATCTATGCGGTGTACGAGGGGGCGGGGTTGTAGCGAGGCGACGGGCTCTGGCCACCTCGCCCGGGCTTAGCGCCCTACCTCTTGGCGAGCAGCAGCTCGCGCACCTCGCGGCGCAGCACCTTGCCCACGAGCGAGCGCGGCAGTTCATCAACGAAGGTGACGCGCCGCGGAACCTTGTAGGCCGTCAGCCTCGTACGGCAGAATTGGCGCACGGCCTCGGGCTCGACGGCCGCTCCGTCGCGCAGCACGACCGCGGCCGCGACCATCTCGGCCCCGTCACCGCGCGGCAGCGAGACGACCGCCGCGTCTTCAATATCGGGGTGCGACATGAGCACCTCTTCGACCTCAGAGGGTGA from Leucobacter sp. UCMA 4100 includes:
- a CDS encoding helix-turn-helix domain-containing protein, which codes for MPLSSLAEAAPPEVHDVTDPETLIDEPFLLTTLVREQPSSAHWIEHSHAVAELIWVASGVVNVSAAGAIYVLRAGQGLVVPPHMTHGSQVMRSARIGATYLRTVPGALPQDQPVSVSMSRALMEMLQHLNETAMPQDERLRAQQVCLDMIGASRALGPGIPVPDDARIRRITRAILADPADDRSLEQWSVITGTSVSTIARTFTETADMSFVRWRRQVRVKAAMSLLAEGLPVTAVGRRVGYSSPSAFVTAFRQEVGQTPGAYLRGPTAEAHENAAACADSGTLCPMRDIESS
- a CDS encoding ABC transporter substrate-binding protein — translated: MTRLAATRTGASARATAALLATLALALTGCGAQGTSPEKSDAEASSRIVIEPEAGAFPVAVDHAFGTFELDEAPERVVTIGWASEDISAALGVVPIAVPESWAGDDDGLVPWFRDTVETAGAPLPETLNDIGIGEIDFEQILALKPDAIIAPFSGITDTQYERLEEIAPTLAYPEKPWSLDWQDHAELMGEALGRPALAKHLVADTRAAVEAQGAEHPEFKDATFVYSTAVSEGSTDVGFHAPSTSLIGIIEDLGLALSPQVVDRAKQFADEIYFGVSLEKVDEIEADVFLGVVNNQDEVDYALAQPHFASWQPIANDHAVWLTDRQVSQAVAAPSVLSVPWVLDEFVPELAEALAR